Proteins from a genomic interval of Lycium ferocissimum isolate CSIRO_LF1 chromosome 2, AGI_CSIRO_Lferr_CH_V1, whole genome shotgun sequence:
- the LOC132038066 gene encoding glycerol-3-phosphate dehydrogenase [NAD(+)]: MAPSMESQGQDQLEGSINNGNASVNTIPVALTDEVPQKSRITVVGSGNWGSVAAKLIASNTLKINSFHDEVRMWVFEETLPSGEKLSEVINRTNENVKYLPGIKLPKNVVADPDLEDAVKDANMLVFVTPHQFMEGICKRLVGKIRKDAVAISLIKGMEVKREGPCMISTLISEILGTSCCVLMGANIANEIAVEKFSEATVGYRENKEIAEKWVRLFNTPYFMVSAVQDVEGVELCGTLKNVVALAAGFVDGMEMGNNTKAAIMRIGLREMKAFSKLLFPSVKDNTFFESCGVADLITTCLGGRNRRCADAFARNGGKRSFDELEAEMLQGQKLQGVSTAKEVYEVLRHRGWLELFPLFATVHEICSGRLAPSAIVEYTEHSARLPLLESPAHLS; this comes from the exons ATGGCTCCTTCAATGGAATCTCAGGGCCAAGACCAGCTTGAAGGGTCAATTAATAATGGAAATGCATCTGTTAATACCATTCCTGTTGCACTTACAGATGAGGTTcctcaaaaatcaagaatcaCCGTTGTTGGTAGTGGAAATTGGGGTAGTGTTGCAGCCAAGCTCATTGCTTCTAACACCCTCAAGATTAATTCTTTCCATG ATGAAGTGAGGATGTGGGTCTTTGAGGAGACATTGCCATCTGGTGAAAAACTCTCTGAGGTCATCAACAGAACCAAT GAGAATGTTAAATATCTTCCTGGTATAAAATTACCTAAAAATGTTGTTGCGGACCCCGACCTCGAAGATGCAG TGAAGGATGCTAACATGTTAGTGTTTGTGACTCCTCATCAATTTATGGAGGGCATTTGCAAGAGGTTAGTTGGAAAAATTAGGAAAGATGCTGTAGCAATTTCCTTAATTAAAGGAATGGAGGTCAAGAGGGAAGGACCATGCATGATCTCTACCCTCATTTCTGAAATTCTTGGGACCAGTTGTTGTGTTCTAATGGGAGCAAACATTGCTAATGAG ATTGCAGTTGAGAAGTTCAGTGAAGCAACGGTCGGATATAGGGAGAACAAAGAGATTGCAGAGAAATGGGTTCGCCTATTCAATACTCCTTACTTTATGGTCTCAGCT GTTCAAGATGTTGAAGGAGTCGAACTTTGTGGAACTCTGAAAAATGTTGTGGCTCTAGCAGCAG GCTTTGTGGACGGcatggaaatgggaaataataCTAAG GCTGCAATAATGAGAATTggcttgagagagatgaaggcCTTCTCCAAGCTATTGTTCCCTTCTGTTAAAGATAATACATTCTTTGAGAGCTGTGGAGTAGCAGATCTCATAACGACTTGCT TGGGAGGAAGAAACAGGAGATGTGCTGACGCTTTTGCAAGGAATGGAGGAAAAAG GTCTTTTGATGAACTTGAAGCGGAGATGTTGCAAGGCCAAAAACTGCAG GGTGTCTCTACAGCAAAGGAGGTTTACGAGGTTCTACGTCATCGAGGATGGTTAGAATTATTCCCCCTTTTCGCAACAGTTCATGAGATCTGCAGTGGTCGTCTTGCTCCCTCGGCCATAGTTGAATATACCGAGCACTCAGCCAGATTGCCCTTGCTGGAAAGTCCTGCTCACTTGAGCTGA